The window AGGGCTGTCTCTTACCTTTACTTGGTTGTCACACTCTCTTgcataaaaacaatcaaaccTCTCTATCTTTCCTTCAACCTCCCAGCCCGCCCTTTCTCAACTGCCTCCGTCGCCACCATCTCCCCTCCACCACTTGGTCAGCCATTTCCATAacgttattatttattgttattccTTTGGTTTGGTTCTGGgttatcttttttttgttctttattatTCATTCCGGTTCATAATGGCTAAATTTTTACTTCTTGTTACAAAGAGGTaaggagaggaaaaaaaaagaagatgccCCACCAAACAGAACTAACCCACGATTAGAATCACCAAAATCTTGTtctaattaatagaaaaagaaattattattattacccAACCAGGCTGCTGAGGATagtggttttttctttctttttcttgggtGGTTTGCTAATATGACACCAAACACCCCGGTTGGGACGATGGGGAATGGTGGCTGCAGCGGTGGCAGTGGCAATGGAGGAGAAAGCGGGCTTAAGAAAGGGCCGTGGACGGCGTCTGAGGATGCCATTTTGATGGAGTATGTAAGGAAAAATGGGGAAGGAAATTGGAATGCTGTTCAAAGAAACTCGGGGCTTAACCGTTGTGGGAAAAGCTGTCGACTCCGTTGGGCGAACCATTTGCGGCCAAACTTGAAGAAAGGAGCTTTCTCCTCTGAAGAAGAAAGGCTCATTCTTCAGCTTCATGCTAAATATGGTAACAAATGGGCTCGCATGGCTGCTCAGGttatttcttccttccttttggttttgctttttcttGAATTCTTGTGATATAGAAGATAATAACATCTTGTTTTGATTCGTGAGGTGGTGTAGTTACCAGGAAGAACAGACAATGAGATAAAGAACTATTGGAATACCAGGGTGAAGAGACGACAACGACAAGGTTTGCCATTGTATCCTCTTGACATAAGGCCAATGTCAGCACAATCGCAGCCGACGACACCAACAAGTCCTCTTCCTACGACTATGCCAATGACACCAACATCTACACCAACAACACCAACTGGGGGTGCCGCTTCCTCCATCTTCCAATTCCACAGCCCAACCACAATGCACTCTCACTCTCCTTTATCTTCACCACATCAACATGAACCACACACTTTCACATCTTTCCCTCTCAATCCTCCAAATTCCTTCACCTTCCATCGCCCACCGCCAATCCTCGCAGCCCCGGTCCGATTCAAGCATTTTCGAACAAACAACAACCACCACAGTGCGGTTAATTTTTCTCATCATCATCCTACTCTTATGGTCCATTCTCCGCCGCCGCAACAGCTCTCCCGAGTGGATTCCTTCCAATTTCCAGCCATGACTTTAGCAACTACATCTTCCTCCTCACCCCACATTCTTCATAACGCCCACTCAGGAATGGTTATTAGTAACTGCGTAGGTGGTTTAAAACAGGACCTCCCTTCATCAACCCAGTTTCACCAAATGAATGTTCCCCATACTGGGTTGACCTTTAACGATGAAAAGATCGGCAACGGTATGAGTTTCTCAAGCGCCGGCCTGCTGGAGGATCTCTTGGATGAAGCTCAGGTTTTGGCTTGTGATGCCAATTCCAATAA of the Cucumis sativus cultivar 9930 chromosome 3, Cucumber_9930_V3, whole genome shotgun sequence genome contains:
- the LOC101203510 gene encoding transcription factor MYB97; translation: MGNGGCSGGSGNGGESGLKKGPWTASEDAILMEYVRKNGEGNWNAVQRNSGLNRCGKSCRLRWANHLRPNLKKGAFSSEEERLILQLHAKYGNKWARMAAQLPGRTDNEIKNYWNTRVKRRQRQGLPLYPLDIRPMSAQSQPTTPTSPLPTTMPMTPTSTPTTPTGGAASSIFQFHSPTTMHSHSPLSSPHQHEPHTFTSFPLNPPNSFTFHRPPPILAAPVRFKHFRTNNNHHSAVNFSHHHPTLMVHSPPPQQLSRVDSFQFPAMTLATTSSSSPHILHNAHSGMVISNCVGGLKQDLPSSTQFHQMNVPHTGLTFNDEKIGNGMSFSSAGLLEDLLDEAQVLACDANSNNPKLSPSSSLVSPEEQRLFDGFQKFAQDSNTCLFLNTKAKEEGEEHGSCGSEDWSKLLNAAMPSNMHLPQWYTNNNVNKEEHQQISSYGSSGQTNSPSILPIEHHHHHHHNDNIVVGGLDVQHIAALFPVSTTEPQDQSTRTNNNNTSCPWDNLPGIC